In one Oryza glaberrima chromosome 2, OglaRS2, whole genome shotgun sequence genomic region, the following are encoded:
- the LOC127764789 gene encoding uncharacterized protein LOC127764789, whose amino-acid sequence MDHDRLNSPSTSAISLELLGHRLHISQDPNSKHLGTTVWDASMVFAKFLEKNSRKGRFCPSKLKGKRVIELGAGCGLAGLGMALLGCDVVTTDQVEVLPLLLRNVERNKSWISQSNSDSGSIGSVTVAELDWGNKEHIRAVDPPFDYIIGTDVVYSEHLLQPLMETIIALSGPKTKIMLGYEIRSTTVHEQMMQMWKSNFNVKTVSKSKMDAKYQHPSIHLYIMDPKATLIPEVSANGNNEEEEEVVSNPGDDEDTGAESGGPCTGSEDSAEAKTGNLDDDWEIRRCGAMAARLLKDVKLA is encoded by the exons ATGGACCACGACAG GTTGAACTCCCCGAGCACGTCCGCGATTTCGCTGGAGTTGCTGGGCCATCGGTTGCACATTTCTCAG GATCCTAACTCGAAGCACCTCGGAACCACGGTCTGGGATGCATCCATGGTGTTCGCCAAGTTCTTG GAAAAGAATAGCAGGAAAGGTAGATTTTGTCCATCTAAACTGAAAGGGAAAAGGGTGATTGAGTTAGGAGCTGGTTGCGGTCTAGCTGGGCTTG GAATGGCTTTGCTGGGTTGTGACGTGGTTACAACAGACCAAGTTGAGGTGCTCCCGCTGCTTTTGAGGAATGTTGAACGCAACAAATCTTGGATTTCACAGTCAAACTCTGACTCAG GCTCCATCGGCTCTGTTACCGTTGCAGAATTGGACTGGGGGAACAAAGAACATATAAGAGCTGTTGATCCTCCATTCGATTATATCATTGGAACTGATGTT GTTTATTCAGAACATCTGTTGCAACCTCTAATGGAGACAATCATTGCATTATCTGGtcctaaaacaaaaataatg CTAGGATACGAGATCCGTTCTACCACTGTCCATGAACAGATGATGCAAATGTGGAAAAGCAATTTTAATGTGAAAACCGTCTCGAAATCGAAG ATGGATGCGAAATACCAACATCCTAGTATTCATCTTTACATAATGGACCCCAAAGCGACATTGATCCCTGAGGTCAGCGCTAACGGCaacaacgaggaggaggaggaggttgtcTCCAATCCAGGAGATGATGAAGATACTGGAGCTGAGAGTGGTGGACCTTGTACTGGCTCAGAGGATTCAGCAGAAGCCAAAACCGGCAACTTGGACGACGACTGGGAAATCAGGAGATGCGGGGCTATGGCTGCAAGACTTCTTAAGGATGTCAAACTTGCATGA